The following are from one region of the Chitinophagales bacterium genome:
- a CDS encoding hypothetical protein (possible pseudo, frameshifted), which translates to MSRKYKFRDNSQLYFVSFATVNWIDVFIRNEYKEVLLDSLRFCQIKKDLELYAWCIMTSHVHLIIGSCGIPMEYIMRDFKSFTSTTLRKAISENPVESRREWMIWMFERAGRYNSNNKDWQFWQQHNNPIELYDRKIMEQKIRLPS; encoded by the coding sequence ATGAGCCGTAAATACAAATTCAGGGATAACAGCCAACTCTATTTTGTAAGCTTTGCTACGGTTAATTGGATTGATGTATTCATTCGCAACGAATATAAAGAAGTACTGCTCGATAGTTTAAGATTCTGCCAAATCAAGAAAGACCTTGAATTATATGCATGGTGCATCATGACCAGCCATGTACATCTGATAATCGGTAGTTGTGGAATCCCAATGGAATATATTATGAGAGATTTCAAAAGTTTCACGTCAACAACATTAAGAAAAGCAATCTCTGAGAATCCTGTTGAGAGCAGAAGGGAATGGATGATATGGATGTTTGAGAGAGCCGGCAGATACAACTCCAACAATAAAGACTGGCAATTCTGGCAGCAGCATAATAACCCGATAGAATTGTATGACCGAAAAATAATGGAGCAAAAAATCAGATTACCTTCATAA